A window of the Zeugodacus cucurbitae isolate PBARC_wt_2022May chromosome 2, idZeuCucr1.2, whole genome shotgun sequence genome harbors these coding sequences:
- the LOC105211864 gene encoding uncharacterized protein LOC105211864: MRHRQRSIHTHNAISHLLVLTLLIAAPIASSAARHSRTGLPDNDKPAVVATGVTPKAQLEEGRYDSGNSAAIVASEAQKTGSAPVATKDDSTAALENNEGKALSQKEVETKDAEQLQQENKELQIDIGDIGDEDIEFIDNAGEDSSDIGNDQDSNLHECDKELIGFEITTGYVFSAPGKLLTSMPGTLMLTDCLDACRKDAACHSANYETGLCVLFSANADKLPGALAKSQFPVFTLYAQKSCLNKRPCSRAWYIDRVQGLKLNGYVKRKFPAETRRDCIELCLAQTEFTCRSANFERITKTCELSEMDRMTLSVNSAFQQQATVDYLENNCADEPNKLCEFKRLPGRILKTVDSVYQDIGSFDECRDLCLNAPYRCHSYDYGDTGDMVCRLSHHSRITLNDVQDPYLDVPEATTYELSSCYNVTIECGAGDMIARIRTSKLFDGKVYAKGSPKSCAVDVKNSLEFELHMGYQNLECNVRQSNTGRYMNDVVIQHHDTIVTSSDLGLAVTCHYDLANKTVSNKVLLDIKDDFEPALSEEVIVDSPNVLMKITSRDGSDVMRTAEVGDPLALKFEILDAQSPYEIFVRELVAMDGSDNAEITLIDSHGCPTDQFIMGPIYKSSGSGKILLAHFDAFKFPTSELVQFRALVTPCMPSCEPVQCNQEDIGGEFKSMSSYGRRRRALNGTAFEGAVYTSNELQQQLQEEQQQQLINRQQLLRLRSKRAAVASTSTTTKQPSQEDLLLVQSIQITDKFGFDKQRQQKHTKANDDNEKTLIGGVVELGYCVNGIGLVLAVTVFLLAQLAIIAVWTYLRQRRRKPTGSERPSSSKAYTTRSGNTAKSATAMNKSSSSTRTESLCKVYDRAFDGRHGRQF; this comes from the exons atgcGACACCGACAGCgctcaatacacacacacaatgcgATATCTCACCTTTTGGTGTTAACGCTACTAATAGCTGCGCCCATCGCGTCAAGCGCCGCCAGACACTCGCGCACCGGCTTACCTGACAATGATAAGCCAGCTGTTGTGGCTACAGGTGTAACACCAAAAGCGCAATTAGAGGAAGGAAGGTATGACAGCGGCAATTCAGCAGCGATTGTCGCAAGTGAAGCGCAGAAAACTGGGAGTGCTCCCGTTGCGACAAAGGATGATTCAACAGCGGCGCTAGAGAACAATGAGGGAAAAGCTCTGTCACAGAAAGAAGTAGAAACAAAAGACGCAGAGCAATTGCAGCAAGAAAACAAGGAGCTGCAGATCGATATTGGTGATATTGGTGATGAAGACATCGAATTCATAGATAATGCCGGCGAAGACAGTAGTGATATTGGCAATGATCAAGACAGCAATTTACATGAGTGTGACAAAGAGTTAATTGGTTTCGAAATTACTACGGG TTATGTCTTCTCGGCTCCCGGAAAGTTGTTAACTTCAATGCCCGGTACCTTGATGTTAACCGACTGTTTGGACGCCTGTCGTAAGGATGCCGCCTGCCATTCGGCAAACTATGAAACTGGTTTATGTGTACTCTTCTCGGCGAACGCAGATAAGTTGCCAG GAGCTCTTGCCAAGTCTCAGTTCCCCGTCTTTACGCTTTATGCCCAAAAGTCTTGTCTCAACAAACGTCCTTGCTCTCGTGCCTGGTATATCGATCGTGTTCAGGGCCTGAAATTGAATGGCTATGTGAAGCGCAAATTCCCAGCTGAAACACGTCGTGATTGCATAGAGTTATGTTTGGCTCAAACGGAGTTCACGTGCAG ATCGGCCAATTTCGAACGCATTACAAAAACTTGTGAACTCTCCGAAATGGATCGCATGACGCTGAGCGTCAACAGCGCATTCCAGCAGCAAGCGACTGTCGATTATCTGGAGAATAACTGCGCCGATGAGCCAAATAAATTGTGTGAATTCAAGCGCTTACCCGGACGCATATTGAAAACGGTCGATTCGGTGTATCAGGATATTGGCAGTTTTGATGAGTGTCGTGATTTATGTTTGAATGCGCCATACAG ATGCCACTCGTATGACTATGGCGATACCGGTGATATGGTCTGTCGTCTCTCGCATCATAGCCGCATCACACTTAACGACGTACAAGACCCTTATCTGGATGTACCCGAAGCGACGACTTACGAACTTTCATCGTGTTACAATGTGACGATCGAATGCGGCGCCGGCGATATGATTGCGCGCATACGCACCTCAAAACTCTTCGATGGCAAGGTGTACGCGAAGGGCTCTCCCAAATCATGCGCGGTGGATGTGAAGAACTCACTGGAATTTGAACTGCATATGGGTTATCAAAATCTCGAATGCAACGTGCGTCAAAGCAACACTGGTCGTTATATGAACGATGTGGTGATACAACATCACGACACTATTGTGACCTCCTCCGATTTGGGTTTGGCTGTGACGTGTCACTATGATTTGGCAAATAAAACGGTGTCAAATAAGGTGTTGCTCGATATCAAGGATGACTTCGAGCCGGCTTTGAGTGAAGAAGTGATTGTCGATTCGCCGAATGTGTTGATGAAGATCACGTCACGCGACGGCAGTGATGTGATGCGTACCGCAGAAGTTGGTGATCCGTTGGCGCTGAAGTTTGAGATTCTTGATGCTCAGAGTCCGTATGAGATATTTGTGCGTGAGCTCGTGGCCATGGATGGTAGTGATAATGCGGAGATTACATTGATCGATTCACATGGTTGTCCAACCGATCAATTTATAATGGGTCCCATTTACAAGAGTTCGGGTTCGGGTAAAATTTTACTCGCACACTTTGATGCCTTCAAGTTTCCCACATCGGAGTTGGTACAATTCCGCGCTTTGGTCACACCCTGTATGCCTAGCTGTGAGCCGGTGCAGTGCAATCAAGAGGATATTGGCGGTGAATTCAAGTCAATGAGTTCATATGGACGCAGACGACGCGCGCTGAACGGAACAG CTTTTGAGGGCGCTGTATACACCTCCAacgaactgcaacaacaactgcaggaggagcaacagcaacaactaataAACCGACAACAACTTTTACGCCTGCGCAGTAAACGTGCTGCAGTTGCCTCCACCTCTACCACGACCAAGCAGCCTAGTCAAGAAGATCTGCTGTTGGTGCAATCAATTCAGATCACCGACAAATTTGGCTTCGACAAGCAACGCCAACAGAAACATACCAAGGCGAACGATGACAACGAGAAGACACTCATTGGTGGCGTAGTTGAGCTCGGATATTGCGTTAATGGCATCG GTCTTGTATTAGCTGTCACCGTTTTTCTGCTAGCACAATTGGCTATAATTGCTGTCTGGACCTACTTGCGTCAACGGAGGCGAAAGCCCACCGGAAGTGAAAGACCCAGCAGTTCGAAAGCTTACACCACGCGCTCTGGCAACACTGCAAAAAGCGCCACAGCTATGAACAAAAGCTCATCAAGCACACGAACGGAGTCGCTGTGCAAAGTTTACGACCGAGCTTTCGATGGGCGTCATggaaggcaattttaa